The following coding sequences lie in one Terriglobia bacterium genomic window:
- a CDS encoding 2Fe-2S iron-sulfur cluster binding domain-containing protein: MAEENTQGTGAATVDAPGANTVKVTFLPEGKTVEFELGKMPYKDHGKPESLLDVALNHHVFLDHACGGNCACTTCHVQVIKGADLLSEMDDDEADRLDMAADLQLNSRLGCQCVITKPGEIVVNVPEWNRNYVSEGGDH, encoded by the coding sequence ATGGCTGAAGAGAACACCCAAGGAACTGGAGCGGCAACCGTGGACGCACCGGGCGCGAACACCGTCAAGGTGACGTTCTTGCCGGAAGGCAAGACGGTGGAATTCGAGTTGGGCAAGATGCCCTACAAGGACCACGGCAAGCCGGAATCGCTGCTCGACGTGGCGCTGAACCACCACGTGTTTCTCGACCACGCCTGCGGCGGCAACTGCGCCTGCACCACCTGCCACGTGCAGGTGATCAAGGGCGCCGATCTGCTCAGCGAGATGGACGACGACGAGGCCGACCGCCTCGACATGGCCGCCGACCTGCAACTCAACTCCCGCCTGGGCTGCCAGTGTGTCATCACCAAGCCGGGCGAGATCGTGGTCAACGTGCCGGAGTGGAACCGCAACTACGTCTCCGAGGGCGGGGACCACTGA
- the hscA gene encoding Fe-S protein assembly chaperone HscA, whose translation MPEERVVGIDLGTTNSLVAFLGPEGKPQVIPGEDGSNLVPSLVALDPKGQIIVGNAARKYLIETPERAVYSIKRLMGRGVEDIQDELKLFPFRVAEDLQPGEVLRIKLADKDYTPPEISAFILRQLKRNAERYFGAPVKKAVITVPAYFNDAQRQATKDAGRIAGLEVLRLVNEPTAAALAYGLDKQHNGVVAVYDLGGGTFDISILRLHDGIFEVISTAGDTHLGGDDIDNLLITIALDDIRGDMGLDYRRNAEVVQAVRKAVIDAKIALSSSHKTTIEIDLPEGRKYQREITREQFEALMEPVLQRTVGPVKQAMKDAGFAPQQIDEVALVGGSTRIPRVHTIVKELFRREPHSELNPDEVVALGAAVQANILGGGSEATQDMLLLDVTPLSLGIEALGGVVAKIIHRNSTIPASATEHFTTGVEGQTNVAIHVLQGERELARDNRSLARFDLKGIPPMPAGLPRIEVRFLIDANGILHVSAREQRSGKEAEISVQPSYGLTDDQVENMILESFDYAEEDFRQRQVIEARNEANTILTALEKGKAGPAWNQLTSDERKQIARQEKALRAVMGQDDHHAMRSAIDALNQGTMRLAELMMDSAVSSALKGKTMDEADLGEGPESPHPIAPAEIKSGD comes from the coding sequence ATGCCTGAAGAACGCGTTGTAGGAATCGATCTCGGAACCACGAACTCGCTGGTGGCCTTCCTGGGGCCCGAGGGCAAGCCCCAGGTCATCCCCGGCGAGGACGGGTCGAACCTCGTCCCTTCGCTGGTGGCGCTCGACCCCAAGGGCCAGATTATTGTCGGCAATGCCGCACGCAAGTACCTCATCGAGACCCCGGAGCGCGCGGTGTATTCCATCAAAAGGCTCATGGGCCGCGGGGTGGAGGACATCCAGGACGAGTTGAAGCTGTTTCCGTTCCGGGTCGCCGAAGACCTTCAGCCCGGCGAAGTGTTGCGCATCAAGCTGGCCGATAAGGATTACACACCGCCGGAAATCTCCGCGTTCATCCTGCGCCAGCTCAAGCGCAACGCCGAACGCTATTTCGGCGCGCCGGTGAAGAAGGCGGTCATCACCGTCCCAGCGTACTTCAATGATGCGCAGCGCCAGGCGACGAAGGACGCCGGCCGCATTGCCGGCCTGGAAGTTCTGCGCCTGGTGAATGAGCCGACCGCGGCCGCGCTGGCCTACGGGCTCGACAAGCAGCACAACGGGGTGGTCGCGGTGTACGACCTCGGCGGCGGCACGTTCGACATCTCCATCCTGCGCCTCCACGACGGCATTTTCGAAGTGATCTCGACCGCCGGCGACACGCACCTCGGCGGCGACGACATCGACAATCTGCTGATCACCATCGCGCTCGACGACATCCGCGGCGACATGGGTTTGGACTACCGGCGCAACGCCGAAGTCGTGCAGGCGGTGCGCAAGGCGGTGATCGACGCCAAGATCGCGCTCTCGTCCAGCCACAAAACGACGATCGAGATCGACCTCCCCGAGGGCAGGAAGTATCAGCGCGAGATTACGCGCGAGCAATTCGAGGCCCTGATGGAACCGGTTCTGCAGCGCACCGTCGGCCCGGTCAAGCAGGCGATGAAGGACGCCGGCTTCGCGCCGCAGCAGATCGACGAGGTCGCGCTGGTGGGCGGTTCGACGCGCATTCCGCGCGTGCACACCATTGTCAAAGAGCTGTTCCGGCGCGAGCCGCATTCGGAGTTGAACCCGGACGAGGTGGTCGCGCTCGGCGCCGCCGTGCAAGCCAACATTCTCGGTGGCGGCTCGGAAGCCACCCAGGACATGCTGCTGCTGGACGTCACGCCGCTGTCGCTGGGCATCGAGGCGCTGGGCGGCGTGGTGGCAAAGATCATCCATCGCAATTCGACCATTCCGGCCTCGGCCACCGAGCACTTCACCACCGGCGTGGAGGGGCAAACCAACGTTGCCATCCATGTCTTGCAGGGCGAGCGCGAATTGGCCAGGGACAACCGCTCGCTGGCTCGTTTCGACCTGAAGGGCATTCCGCCCATGCCGGCGGGCCTGCCGCGCATCGAGGTGCGATTCCTGATTGACGCCAACGGCATCCTGCACGTCTCCGCGCGCGAGCAGCGCAGCGGCAAGGAAGCGGAAATTTCCGTGCAGCCCAGCTATGGCCTGACCGACGACCAGGTCGAGAACATGATCCTGGAGTCGTTCGACTACGCGGAGGAAGATTTCCGCCAGCGCCAGGTGATCGAGGCGCGCAACGAGGCCAACACCATCCTGACCGCACTGGAGAAGGGCAAGGCCGGCCCGGCGTGGAACCAGCTCACGTCGGATGAGCGCAAGCAGATTGCCAGGCAGGAGAAGGCGCTGCGCGCGGTGATGGGCCAGGACGACCACCACGCCATGCGCTCCGCCATTGACGCGCTGAACCAGGGCACCATGCGTCTGGCAGAACTGATGATGGATTCGGCGGTTTCCTCCGCGCTGAAGGGCAAGACCATGGACGAAGCGGACTTGGGCGAAGGCCCGGAGTCGCCGCATCCCATCGCGCCCGCGGAGATCAAGAGCGGAGACTGA